Proteins from one Mesorhizobium sp. M9A.F.Ca.ET.002.03.1.2 genomic window:
- a CDS encoding DUF1499 domain-containing protein: protein MEISQRQTSRAAGWSRRTGAFSAVLLLTVLVGHRYDFVETPAFLWVLGIVALLAAFALLFAGLAFSRLWNFGDRGGRDLTVGTLLALLVLAPYGVAAYWAAAYPPLRDISTDFDDPPMLDTSTRTGDMNALSPPTPGEQRLQTETYPLVTGRSYNLPFDRVLHALKTVLDRRDWQLTAPFPEAIGQSEVTIGALAKSFVLGLPADVAIRVAEDGDAIIVDMRSASRYGRYDLGDNAARIVDFLAELDQEVAGQVGTTPAE from the coding sequence ATGGAAATTTCCCAGCGACAGACGTCGAGGGCGGCCGGCTGGTCGCGGCGGACAGGCGCCTTTTCGGCGGTGCTGCTTCTGACCGTTCTCGTCGGCCATCGATATGACTTTGTCGAGACGCCGGCCTTCCTTTGGGTGCTCGGCATCGTCGCGCTGCTTGCTGCCTTTGCGCTGCTGTTCGCCGGACTTGCCTTTTCGAGACTGTGGAATTTCGGCGATCGCGGCGGTCGCGATCTCACCGTCGGCACGTTGCTCGCACTTCTGGTGCTTGCTCCTTATGGCGTTGCTGCCTACTGGGCGGCGGCTTATCCGCCGCTCAGGGATATCTCGACGGATTTCGACGATCCGCCGATGCTCGATACCAGCACCCGGACCGGGGATATGAACGCGCTTTCGCCACCGACCCCGGGGGAACAGCGCCTGCAGACTGAAACCTATCCGCTTGTCACCGGACGCAGCTACAACCTGCCTTTCGATCGTGTCCTGCACGCGCTCAAAACCGTGCTAGATCGGCGGGATTGGCAGCTTACGGCGCCGTTTCCCGAGGCAATCGGGCAAAGCGAGGTGACGATCGGCGCCTTGGCCAAGAGCTTCGTCCTCGGCCTTCCCGCAGATGTCGCCATCCGCGTGGCCGAAGATGGCGATGCGATCATCGTCGACATGCGCTCGGCCTCCCGCTACGGCCGCTACGACCTTGGCGACAACGCGGCTCGCATCGTGGATTTCCTGGCTGAGCTCGATCAGGAAGTCGCAGGCCAGGTGGGCACAACCCCGGCCGAGTAG
- a CDS encoding MBL fold metallo-hydrolase, whose amino-acid sequence MALKFDTDFDPSYGQGVTVAPDVLRVTAPNPSPFTFHGTNSYIVGRKTLAVIDPGPDDDAHLKTLLEVIGDRPVSHIFVSHTHRDHSPLAARLKQRTGAIVLAEGPHRSARRLHIGEVNPLDASADTAFNPDIALLDDTVVDGDGWAVRTVLTPGHAANHAAFALEGTGVLFSADHVMAWSTSIVAPPDGAMADYMISLDRLIERGDRLLLPGHGGPVTAPRSFMRGLKSHRKMRERAILERIRSGDRTIKDMVEAIYRDTDPRLHGAAGLSVLSHLEDLVMRGLVSTDGDPAIDGIFTPIA is encoded by the coding sequence ATGGCGCTGAAATTCGACACAGACTTCGACCCGTCCTACGGCCAGGGCGTAACCGTTGCGCCCGACGTGCTACGTGTCACCGCCCCAAACCCCAGCCCGTTCACCTTTCACGGCACCAACAGCTACATTGTCGGGCGCAAGACGCTGGCAGTGATCGATCCGGGGCCGGATGACGACGCGCATCTCAAGACGTTGCTCGAAGTCATCGGAGACAGGCCGGTCAGCCACATTTTCGTCAGCCACACGCATCGTGACCATTCTCCGCTGGCGGCCCGGCTGAAGCAGCGCACCGGTGCCATTGTCCTGGCCGAAGGCCCACATCGCTCAGCGAGGCGGCTGCACATAGGCGAGGTCAATCCGCTCGATGCCAGCGCCGACACCGCCTTTAATCCGGATATCGCGCTTCTCGACGATACGGTGGTCGACGGCGATGGCTGGGCGGTCAGAACGGTGCTGACGCCGGGCCATGCCGCCAATCACGCGGCTTTTGCGCTGGAAGGAACCGGTGTCCTGTTCTCGGCCGATCACGTCATGGCGTGGTCGACCTCCATCGTTGCGCCGCCGGATGGCGCCATGGCCGACTACATGATCTCACTGGATCGGCTGATCGAGCGCGGCGACCGCCTGCTGCTGCCCGGCCATGGCGGGCCGGTGACCGCGCCGCGCAGCTTCATGCGCGGATTGAAGAGCCACCGCAAAATGCGTGAACGCGCGATCCTGGAGCGAATCAGAAGCGGCGACCGGACGATCAAGGACATGGTCGAGGCGATCTATCGCGACACGGACCCCCGCCTCCATGGCGCTGCCGGCCTGTCCGTGCTTTCCCATCTGGAGGATCTGGTGATGCGCGGCCTGGTGAGCACCGACGGCGACCCCGCCATCGACGGCATTTTCACCCCCATCGCGTAG
- a CDS encoding biotin transporter BioY, giving the protein MAIATTMRPLVSLALPEKGATRLATQLLLAIVGTLVLTLSAKTKVVLGPVDISLQTLAIFLIAAAFGMRLGVATLLLYMAEGALGFPVFQSTPEKGIGIAYMLGSTGGYLAGFVAMAAIVGWAADRGWDRHPIKLFNAILVAEIVMMALGFAWLALLIGPEKSWQFGVVPFIVGDLIKVALAASLVPAVWSLLKRS; this is encoded by the coding sequence ATGGCAATTGCAACGACGATGCGTCCGCTTGTTTCTCTCGCTTTGCCTGAAAAGGGCGCGACCCGCCTGGCGACGCAGCTTTTGCTTGCGATCGTCGGAACGCTGGTGCTGACCTTGTCGGCCAAGACGAAAGTCGTGCTCGGACCGGTCGACATCTCGTTGCAGACCTTAGCCATCTTTCTAATCGCCGCGGCTTTCGGCATGCGCCTCGGTGTCGCCACGCTGCTTCTTTACATGGCGGAGGGCGCACTGGGCTTCCCGGTCTTCCAGAGCACGCCGGAAAAGGGCATCGGCATCGCTTACATGCTCGGCTCGACCGGCGGTTATCTTGCCGGCTTCGTGGCCATGGCGGCGATCGTTGGCTGGGCCGCAGATCGCGGTTGGGATCGCCATCCGATCAAGCTCTTCAACGCGATTCTGGTCGCCGAAATCGTCATGATGGCGTTGGGCTTTGCCTGGCTGGCACTGCTCATCGGCCCGGAAAAGTCGTGGCAGTTCGGCGTCGTGCCTTTCATCGTCGGCGACCTGATCAAGGTCGCCCTGGCGGCGAGCCTCGTGCCAGCCGTCTGGTCGCTGCTCAAACGCTCCTGA